TCAACTGGGGGGCAGGGGGCAGGGGGCAGGATGCATTATCTTTAGAGATGGGAAGCAGTGCCCCCTGCAAACCCCCACTTGCAACACCTATgcataatttaacactacaaataatTCTGTCCATGAAATGTCATACTTCTTatttaacattgtttttttttttttttgttttttttacatcatcTGAATATTAAATGGAATCATCAGTAACTGactataatgataaaaataaacatcacaTGACTTTATAGACAGAAATATTTgacttacatatacatatatcaagAAAACTAGAATAAACACACTcatataaatacattgtatagtATCATTACAACCAAAACATTTCACAATATAAAAtggcaaaacaaatattagtatatgtaaaataataaaaaaaaaaaagaagaaaaattgcATTGATGTGCTTAAAAGCATGTTGAAGTGACACTGACCTAATGGTGTAAGACCACAGGAGGAGAGATTTCAACAGATTGACTTCATATCACAATACATGGACAATTCAAAATAACATACTCATGGCACAGgctgtatgtaaaaaaaagtgtaaTATTATACTGATAATGGAAGGAAgagtttcatttttttaaatgtcaatattaaATTAGTATTTATAACATCTTTGAGTTATTGAGTTATTGATAAAGGGCTAACCAAATATGCAGAGCCTATATGACATAACTAATACAAAtgctaaacaaaattgaacatACTGACAAATAAATGGCTAAATCAAGTAAACATaagagaaaatataaacaaagaaagatTCTCAAATACATGATCGTATAATGGTAAAAAGTTAAATGAAGTAAACTAAAGAAAGTATGTTAACCagaccaaaataaaacaaaaatttaaaaaatatttggagTTTAATAATTTACTCAATGAATAATCACAGAAATTGTATtgatgaaatattttaactgtttgCTACTAAATCTGTAACTTGTAAGTTGTCTAAGTACTGTTGTAAATCAGATAACATTTTGTGACCGACAAACTGATTTACTGACAGTTGAGTAAAATATACATTGTGCTTTGAGGAacttaaatatgattaatactTTATACCAAAAACATTGTAGGTGTACATTTTTCTAAACGAtaacttttattaaataacattaaaaaaagagatttcaataatttttacttTTGTGGTACAAAATAATATGTCCAATGTTGACAGAGAACAGTAAATACTCAAGCGAACTGGCTTATCAAGAACCACACACATTCACAAATTGTTTGCGTATTGTATTCACTACAGATTTTGTAATACAatcaaatttaaacatttataaacaatttaaaactgTATCAGCTTCAGCTAAATTTCTCTTCTAAAAGCAATGCCACAAATACGAAAATAAGGCAGAGATTAAacgtttgaaataaataaataattaaaaatagttCAAAATGATGAAAACAATTACAGGTATTTCATCAGTAACTGCTACTAGAACAGAGAAACAtgtttttctcccatccctagccatgcaaaacagacccattccatgatgtcagcccatgcggaataaaccCGTCTTGCATAGGTTATGACGTCATTGAATCTAACATGATTACAgcattggtaatatatgacgtcatatcaatgcgagttggttagttttagatcaatattttgttattaaaaccttcactAAAAGACTCGTCCCGGGTTGCAATTTCCACCACcttgggtgtactttttctatcccacatgactgcatatgatgGGAGTCTATTAGTCTTTAGCTTATCACAATGGACCCAATACCAAACAGATGATGTTGACTGATATGAATGTCATTAACATGATCCTTTACcacatgttttataaaaaaaaaattgaagtctAAACTCAAGTCTTTAATAAAATGCtaagactttaacgtcatggcaaaaCCTTACAAATTCAATGTGTGTGATATGATTTAAGATTTAAGtctacactttaaaaaaaagttttataagcccTGGTAGCAGATATTTCATACTGAATAAATACCAGAGCAAAATTATCCTACACATGGGTAAAGGGTAAATTCTCGCTCATTGCCACACATAACTATATCCACTGCTTAAAATTGCTATCAGCTTCATTGTTTTAATGGCCTTTGAACTTTAATCCTTAACTACTTTCTGTAcaactttttatttaacttttgtttcACCAATGTCACTTTTTAGGTTTCAGCTTTTCTTTAGCCATTTTGTCTTGTTTATTTTCCTTTGTTTGTTACGTTTGGACCGTATATTCtagcaatattttatttctttaggtACTGTCCTTTACAAATAAAGTTATCTGTATTTCTAATTGGTTTTTTTACTTGTCTACATTTAAACTGACCttaaataatttacaataacCCACTACAACATAAGTAAATGAAAACCATTCAAGTGGAGATCTAACACCTAGGAGCATGTATCACAGCCGTGTCTATCTTGATATTATCAAATCAACAATGAAATATCTGTTATTTACTGACAAGCAAATTTTGTggaattaataaaaatttaattataggaaaatgaaaatgtagaatatgagatatcttaaactgaaaaaacaaaatccatgtaaacatttagaaaaaagaaagaaggtaAAGGAAAAGAAGGAATGTAAATCAAAACTGGGTTTAACTCTTGACAATAAGGTGTTTGCCACATTCAATCTTGTttcacttttctttcttttgtgtttttaattcttGGGCAGTGGGGTAAAACAACTGGCAGAATGTGTTAACAACAGAAACAGGAGGTCTAAGAGTTCTAAGAGAAATATAAGTATCAGTGAATCACGTATGTCAATATGTCCAATCTATAGCATCATGCTTTAGAGAAATgtaccaaaacaaacaaagacatGATGCACATGTAACAcccactggtgtaggaagcgggGAGGGGGCAAGGGggacatgtgccccccccccccaccacacttttcagatattttgttttatatttgctttataatagtgtaaaagtgtgtaaatataaaagtgtgaccccctccccccccaattttttggcaccttcctatgcctgGTTATGTATGTATACTATGTATTTGAAAAATGCCCAGTCTGCCATAAACATATATCTATCTACCCATTAACTACAGTGTACTTTTGTTAATCTGAAGTTAATAAAAATCAGACCTGTTACGTTATTTCTCACTGTCAGACTACTAAAGCTAGAATATATCTGTTAGATGTGGCACACCACGTATCCCCACACACAGGCCGCCGCATGTCATTATGTGGACTTCTTCTTTGGCGAGTCTGGGTACTGCTGCTGTGCGGGACTAAGGCTGAGGAGCAGGAAGTGTCGCTGGTAGGCGTGGGAATTACGGAACTGATTGTCGGTGCCATGCAGGCGGTCGAGGACTCCAAGCACTCCATAGTTCTGGTTGAACCTACACAGAAGAAAAAACGAACACACATTATTATGTGAGgccacaataaaaataaattctcgAAATTTCAGCCCCGGCTGTCTCAAGGATAACAATCCACATCTGATTTAATATTAGCCCAATTAGTTTTTGTCCATGAGGTTTACACATATTGGGCTGAATTTACCaagtctgtttttgtcttacatgtgtccaactacatacatttacaatgcttaaaacacatgtgtttaacaaaaacatgctTCATAAATTTGggtctttattattattatgatgcaGTCTTTCATATACACCAAATGTTTCAAACTAcatcttaaaattatataacatgtGTCATTCACCAGGGCCTgtgccttaaaaaaaaaaaaaaaaaatcttaactCTGGGCATGTGCTAATAAAACTTTAGTCTAGATGTAAAGCTTTAATGACAGCATATGCATACTATGTGTATGGCATATCTCAGACACCAGAACACATTCTTCAAAGCTGCCCTCTCCTCCAAAACACAAGGCAAAACATCTGGCCAGAATAAAAGAGCATCAAAGAAAAGCTATGAGGAAGCCCTGGTGAGCTCCAACTGACGATCCAGTTCATTGATGCagcacatctcagggtttagtGAGCATATGAAACCgaacgagaagaagaagaagaaaatgttttatgagCATGGGGCCTGGAAATGTAAACTTCAGGCAGCAAATCAGAACTTAAAATTATTAGAGGTGAGGAATTTCACAATTTTTACAAACAGCAGCTAGAAGCAGGGATataatcaggggtgggaattggtgaactgtaaaaaaacaggaaatctagaggggtccttgaaattcttgaaatcctacatgtaggttaaaatctgtgcagtctgacacattttggaggaaaggacgattaaaaatgcaaggaaacgcaatgttccatgagaggaaaaacagctgatccgaggaaaattcccacccctgtataATACAGATGACCTACTTGTGATGGTGGAAGTCGTGTGCCTCAGGGGAAGGCAGAAATGGGAAATGGTATCCACAGTGTGACACGGTGGTGGACATGAGGGCGAGACTAAACCACATCCACGCGGTGGCCAGGTGGGAGCCCATGATCAAGGGTCCCAGCATGGGTGGGACCAGGTTGGCAATCACGTGCTCTATGGGGTGGGCGTACACCGACACCAGGCCAAATGGAGCAGTATACTCGTGGTGGATCTTGTGGATGTGCTTGTACAGCTTCGGATGGTGGAACAGtctgaaatataaacattaacacAGTAATCAATTAGTGAATGAAATTAACATATCAATTTATATCActaaatgtataaaaattaacCCTGGATGTAGTTGGATGGCAgatcattaatttaattatgtcgTGAACGTGATGGAAAACTTGGAAGGCCACTATTATGACATCATAGAAAGCATCAGCCCATGACATCATTCCAGCACAGATATGAAAAGGTTACGGTTTgctttgcttaatgacaccactagagcacaattaatcatcgactagtggatgtaaacatttggtaattctgatggTTTTGAGAGTAAATCTATTACAGTTTTCCATAAGCAGaaaaggatctgttatatgcattttcctatagacaagatagcacagaCCGTTAAAGGTATATTACCATGGATTACAAGGTTtagtttcatttaataatagattataaatgaaaaattaaaccaCTCACTGATCAATCTATGGAAAAACAAGTTAACGTTATAAAAGCCGTAgtaacagaaaatatatataaaaatacgaTCAGCAGccttaataattaaacaaaataaaaataaataaaccccaaccatattaaaaatacacatgtattagactttatggagaccaggaatccttccgtgtcactgtgagattcatcctggcagcaaacatctccttgtgatatcattacaagaaggaacgaaaagaagaagaagacagacagacatctaCAACACATACCTAATTACTGGTATAAATTCCCAAGTGTTCATAGATCAAAAgtcatcattttgttttgtaattttaaaagtaatgattttagggccccaaccctgacattactAAATTGTTCtggacaattaaaaaaagagaaaagaaaaaaataaacaaattaaaaaagagcCAACAAACCCACACAATGATCAATCATTAAGTTTACCTATACGAGTAGTAGAAAGCGACCTCCTCGACCATGGTGAAGAAAAACCCTGACATTACTAAATTGTTCtggacaattaaaaaaagagaaaagaaaaaaataaacaaattaaaaaagagcCAACAAACCCACACAATGATCAATCATTAAGTTTACCTATACGAGTAGTAGAAAGCGACCTCCTCGACCATggtgaagaaaaaaacagagccaaaaaccccacacaatgATCAATCAGTTTACCTGTGTGAGTAGTAGAAAGCGACTTCCTCGACCATGGTGAAGAAAAAAGAGAgccaaaaaccccacacaacgATCAATCAGTTTACCTGTGTGAGTAGTAGAAAGCGACCTCCTCGACCATGGTGAAGATAGTGAGTTCCAGCAGCACCCAGTGGAAGGTGGGCAGCTCACCGCCGAACTCACAGCCCCGCAGTTTGTACATCCAGTACATGATCACCATCAGAGGTAGACTCAGACACAAACTGTTGAATGAGACCCGGTACACTACACGCAGCAGGTCGGCTTTGCTTAACTGTGGAAAAACAGAATTATATACTTACTCTGCATGACAAAACCAGTAACAGTAACATATCCAAGCTTCTATCTCTGTACaggtagaaggaaggaaatgttttatttaacgatgcactcaacacattttaattacggttatatggcatcagacatatggttaaggaccaaagatatagagagaggaaacctgctgtcgctacttcatgggctactcttttcgattagcagcaaggaatcttttatatgcaccatcccacagacaggataacacataccatggcctttgatataccagtcatggtgcactggctggagcgaaaaatagtccaatgggcccactgatggggattgattgGCTGTGAAGTAATGTAAAACTGTGCACTTgtgaaaaaaattgtaaatctGCCAATCTGTTTGGCTTTAATAATACACTATAGTTTGATAGGTGATTTGTTAACTTATCCACAAATTTAAgataatacagtcaaacctgatgcagtggccacctgtattaagctgCCACCTTTGTAATTAaggttacatttttatttattctctcAAATTATCTAATATAGTATAACCTGACCTATATTAAGCAGATACCTGTCTTAAAAGGCCTCTTTTTGATATGTTCTTTGGTGgctgcttatttatttatttatacttatttttgtgcttatatccaattacggttcaagcacagtGTTCTGGgctcacacctcagctatctgggctgtctgtccaggacagtgggttagttgtttagtggttagtgagaaagaagagggtgtagtggccttacacctacccactgagccctttagaacttgctctgggttggagcctgtattgggctgcgaaccctgtacctaccagcctatagtccggtggcttaaccactgcaccaccgaggctggtggtGGCTACTTAACACGTTTGACTGTACtaataaatatgttgttatatacaaaatactaCATAAGTGGCCgttggtatctaacggacacaaatgttgtattctatttcttacatatcctgaaaaaacagttttaaataaatttaaatgtcttttgc
The sequence above is drawn from the Gigantopelta aegis isolate Gae_Host chromosome 6, Gae_host_genome, whole genome shotgun sequence genome and encodes:
- the LOC121374171 gene encoding fatty acid hydroxylase domain-containing protein 2-like, encoding MVVTSQLFDSFKKALVVVGSALLVFIAARNSITWHAQRFWGASGSFWQAQWENIYALFGKDDMAIGIWGTFIVTNLVFWLFNILLMVLDLTGWPAILKCYKIQPDKNNPLSKADLLRVVYRVSFNSLCLSLPLMVIMYWMYKLRGCEFGGELPTFHWVLLELTIFTMVEEVAFYYSHRLFHHPKLYKHIHKIHHEYTAPFGLVSVYAHPIEHVIANLVPPMLGPLIMGSHLATAWMWFSLALMSTTVSHCGYHFPFLPSPEAHDFHHHKFNQNYGVLGVLDRLHGTDNQFRNSHAYQRHFLLLSLSPAQQQYPDSPKKKST